The Clostridium beijerinckii genomic sequence ACATTCTTGTCTTTAATTTTGTATCCATAGGCCTTGGAAGCATTGCAGGTTGAATTAACTTAATCTTCATAGTATTTCCCCTCAAATTATTATTTTGAAATTATTAATTTCAAAGTATTATGCTTATTGGCTAAAATTATCATTCTTAACATATTGAACATAAACTATTATTAGAATAAAATATGTAATCTTACTCATACTCTATAGAACTCTGCTAAAAAAGAATCTACAAATTATAAATTATCTTTCTTTTACAAGATGAAAACCTAGTTATATTTATCTTATTTTTAAGTATCCACATCACTTCTATACTCTAATATATCGCCTGGCTGACAATCTAGGGCTTTGCATATTGCCTCTAAAGTTGAAAATCTAATAGCTTTTGCCTTGCCATTTTTGAGTATAGAAAGATTAGCCATTGTTATTCCAACTCTCTCAGTAAGCTCCGTCACACTCATTTTTCTTTTAGCTAGCATAACATCAATATTAATTATAATCGCCATATTATTTTCCTCCTGCATTCTTCATTCTGTACATTAAGATTATTAATCTTTACGCCTTACACTGTTAAATCATTTTCTGATTTTATGTCTATGGCTTCTTTTAAGAGCCTTTGAAGAACAGCAGAGAAAACTGCGATTACCAATGAAGCAAAAATAGGTGTCATTCCAATTATTATTAAACCTGGAGCATCGTCTTTCTCTGCTAACAAGTAAACAAATGGAATTACTACCACATATAATGCAGATATTATAACTGCAGAGTATTTTATATTCTTTAAAGCCTTTACAGATAACTCAGAAAACGCTACATTTTTATCAATATACCTTAAAAGTTTTAAGGCCTGATATAATGCAGCAAAGAACGGCACAACTGATACAAGCACACCTGCTAAAATTGGATATATCATATTTGCATAGTCTGGATTTATTGGATTATTAGTCAATCGAAATGCCCCAAATATACATAAAGCAAGAACTGGAACTCCGATAAGAATAACAGCTATCTTTAAAAAAATCGTTGAATATCGTTTCATAAAAAGCACCTCACTTTTAAATTCTATATATAAGATATCACATCTTTTATCGTTTATCAATAAATTTTTATTATATTTCATATATTATTTATTTTT encodes the following:
- a CDS encoding helix-turn-helix domain-containing protein; amino-acid sequence: MAIIINIDVMLAKRKMSVTELTERVGITMANLSILKNGKAKAIRFSTLEAICKALDCQPGDILEYRSDVDT
- a CDS encoding DUF2975 domain-containing protein, producing MKRYSTIFLKIAVILIGVPVLALCIFGAFRLTNNPINPDYANMIYPILAGVLVSVVPFFAALYQALKLLRYIDKNVAFSELSVKALKNIKYSAVIISALYVVVIPFVYLLAEKDDAPGLIIIGMTPIFASLVIAVFSAVLQRLLKEAIDIKSENDLTV